From a single Lolium rigidum isolate FL_2022 chromosome 7, APGP_CSIRO_Lrig_0.1, whole genome shotgun sequence genomic region:
- the LOC124678092 gene encoding uncharacterized protein LOC124678092 isoform X2 — protein sequence MPTAARRTDGVWADSGGHLRHLFFSPSIGVDMATGRDAGIGVGQNGDSASVGGENGRRKKVELLQEAIHGLLEENRVKQQQHGEEEGSMVTRDQEEDLLLSSLLSKLDAQGKGVDVDNAELNSFHQDLESQKEVGLDDIAKDLNKIKRQNRITHILLGTIIVMIAAWQFNEVSFLLAVQRKLSNPFKSLGDMIKSTLKRGREPMIEASPLPPVGIPDVSRSDLQMLAIGNSDGS from the exons ATGCCTACAGCAGCTCGACGGACAGACGGCGTGTGGGCGGACAGCGGCGGGCACCTG CGACATCTGTTCTTCTCCCCTTCGATCGGCGTGGACATGGCCACTGGACGAGACGCCGGTATTGGTGTTGGTCAGAATGGTGATAGTGCTAGTGTTGGTGGGGAGaatgggaggaggaagaaggtggagCTGTTGCAGGAAGCCATCCATGGGCTCCTGGAGGAGAATAGGGTCAAACAGCAGCAGCACGgggaagaagagggatccatggtCACGCgggatcaagaggaagatctcCTCCTCTCCTCGTTGCTCTCCAAG CTGGACGCACAGGGAAAAGGGGTTGATGTCGATAATGCTGAGCTGAACTCTTTCCATCAGGATTTGGAGAGCCAAAAGGAGGTGGGGCTAGACGATATAGCAAAAGACCTGAACAAGATCAAGAGACAGAACAGGATCACCCACATCCTACTCGGCACGATCATCGTCATGATCGCCGCGTGGCAGTTCAACGAGGTGTCCTTCCTCCTCGCGGTGCAGAGGAAACTGAGCAATCCTTTCAAGTCCTTGGGGGATATGATCAAGAGTACCCTGAAGAGAGGgagggagccgatgattgaggcgTCGCCACTGCCCCCAGTCGGCATCCCGGATGTTAGTCGGAGTGATTTGCAGATGCTAGCCATCGGCAACAGTGATGGCTCCTAG
- the LOC124678092 gene encoding uncharacterized protein LOC124678092 isoform X3 — MPTAARRTDGVWADSGGHLRHLFFSPSIGVDMATGRDAGIGVGQNGDSASVGGENGRRKKVELLQEAIHGLLEENRVKQQQHGEEEGSMVTRDQEEDLLLSSLLSKDLESQKEVGLDDIAKDLNKIKRQNRITHILLGTIIVMIAAWQFNEVSFLLAVQRKLSNPFKSLGDMIKSTLKRGREPMIEASPLPPVGIPDVSRSDLQMLAIGNSDGS, encoded by the exons ATGCCTACAGCAGCTCGACGGACAGACGGCGTGTGGGCGGACAGCGGCGGGCACCTG CGACATCTGTTCTTCTCCCCTTCGATCGGCGTGGACATGGCCACTGGACGAGACGCCGGTATTGGTGTTGGTCAGAATGGTGATAGTGCTAGTGTTGGTGGGGAGaatgggaggaggaagaaggtggagCTGTTGCAGGAAGCCATCCATGGGCTCCTGGAGGAGAATAGGGTCAAACAGCAGCAGCACGgggaagaagagggatccatggtCACGCgggatcaagaggaagatctcCTCCTCTCCTCGTTGCTCTCCAAG GATTTGGAGAGCCAAAAGGAGGTGGGGCTAGACGATATAGCAAAAGACCTGAACAAGATCAAGAGACAGAACAGGATCACCCACATCCTACTCGGCACGATCATCGTCATGATCGCCGCGTGGCAGTTCAACGAGGTGTCCTTCCTCCTCGCGGTGCAGAGGAAACTGAGCAATCCTTTCAAGTCCTTGGGGGATATGATCAAGAGTACCCTGAAGAGAGGgagggagccgatgattgaggcgTCGCCACTGCCCCCAGTCGGCATCCCGGATGTTAGTCGGAGTGATTTGCAGATGCTAGCCATCGGCAACAGTGATGGCTCCTAG
- the LOC124678092 gene encoding uncharacterized protein LOC124678092 isoform X1, giving the protein MPTAARRTDGVWADSGGHLRHLFFSPSIGVDMATGRDAGIGVGQNGDSASVGGENGRRKKVELLQEAIHGLLEENRVKQQQHGEEEGSMVTRDQEEDLLLSSLLSKHRCLCPQLDAQGKGVDVDNAELNSFHQDLESQKEVGLDDIAKDLNKIKRQNRITHILLGTIIVMIAAWQFNEVSFLLAVQRKLSNPFKSLGDMIKSTLKRGREPMIEASPLPPVGIPDVSRSDLQMLAIGNSDGS; this is encoded by the exons ATGCCTACAGCAGCTCGACGGACAGACGGCGTGTGGGCGGACAGCGGCGGGCACCTG CGACATCTGTTCTTCTCCCCTTCGATCGGCGTGGACATGGCCACTGGACGAGACGCCGGTATTGGTGTTGGTCAGAATGGTGATAGTGCTAGTGTTGGTGGGGAGaatgggaggaggaagaaggtggagCTGTTGCAGGAAGCCATCCATGGGCTCCTGGAGGAGAATAGGGTCAAACAGCAGCAGCACGgggaagaagagggatccatggtCACGCgggatcaagaggaagatctcCTCCTCTCCTCGTTGCTCTCCAAG CATCGTTGTTTGTGTCCACAGCTGGACGCACAGGGAAAAGGGGTTGATGTCGATAATGCTGAGCTGAACTCTTTCCATCAGGATTTGGAGAGCCAAAAGGAGGTGGGGCTAGACGATATAGCAAAAGACCTGAACAAGATCAAGAGACAGAACAGGATCACCCACATCCTACTCGGCACGATCATCGTCATGATCGCCGCGTGGCAGTTCAACGAGGTGTCCTTCCTCCTCGCGGTGCAGAGGAAACTGAGCAATCCTTTCAAGTCCTTGGGGGATATGATCAAGAGTACCCTGAAGAGAGGgagggagccgatgattgaggcgTCGCCACTGCCCCCAGTCGGCATCCCGGATGTTAGTCGGAGTGATTTGCAGATGCTAGCCATCGGCAACAGTGATGGCTCCTAG
- the LOC124675030 gene encoding importin subunit alpha-1a-like — protein MPRIPRRPSEEARRGAYKPPGVDAARSRRRREDRLLALRRRNRDAGLFKCRRDEPPLVPATVGAPSEAAAPAADGTPPPPPPPSDPSPPQPAPPGVDSPRTAADSELDGLSELVEKVWSDDTSTQLEATVQFRKLLSDGKNSTMIKIIRADVLPRFAEFLSRHGLPQLQMEAAWVLTNIAASDYTMLVAECGAVPKLVDLLASPNASIRHQATWALGNIAADMPSCRETVLDHGAVTPLLAQFKEDMKVSVLRTATWALSNLCFGKLPEEVQVKPILEIISLLIHSADEKILADACWTLYYICAGVEAGVQDVLDAGVCPQLVKLLMHASANILLPVITSLARISAGDDTQVQIIVENGVLPCLAQLLARNYPKVIKKQACLIVSNIAAGSKDNIQAVIDADVMNHVIVLLKTSETDIQKEAAWAISNAASGGSSDQIQYLVSRGCLEPLCNVLKHQDVDLVYTCLEGLQNILEEGEIGKQGKESATNPYAQFMLENGGLDNLEDLQDFDNDAVYRLAMKLLESYWDEEVSDDEATLPAPEDAPAEPVVAVPEDAAQPPVLAPTADGTE, from the exons ATGCCGCGCATCCCACGGCGGCCGTCCGAGGAGGCGCGCCGCGGCGCCTACAAGCCGCCGGGCGTGGACGCCGCCCGCTCGCGCCGCCGACGCGAGGACCGCCTCCTTGCCCTCCGCCGCCGCAACCGCGACGCCGGCCTCTTCAAGTGCCGCCGCGATGAGCCCCCACTTGTCCCAGCCACCGTCGGAGCCCCTTCCGAGGCTGCCGCACCTGCCGCAGACGGCACTCCCccacctccccctcctccttccGACCCCTCCCCGCCCCAACCCGCTCCGCCCGGCGTGGACAGTCCACGGACTGCCGCCGACTCTGAG CTTGATGGCCTATCAGAATTGGTGGAAAAAGTCTGGTCAGATGACACCTCTACCCAGCTGGAAGCCACAGTACAGTTCAGGAAACTTCTCTCTGACG GGAAGAACTCAACCATGATAAAAATCATTAGAGCAGATGTCCTGCCAAGGTTTGCTGAGTTCCTTTCAAGACATGGGCTTCCTCAGCTCCAA ATGGAAGCAGCATGGGTGCTTACCAACATAGCTGCATCAGATTATACAATGCTTGTTGCAGAATGTGGTGCTGTTCCAAAGCTGGTAGATCTCTTAGCATCCCCAAATGCTAGCATCAGGCATCAG GCTACATGGGCCCTTGGAAATATAGCGGCAGACATGCCTAGCTGCAGAGAGACTGTTCTTGATCATGGTGCTGTTACACCATTACTTGCTCAATTTAAAGAAGATATGAAAGTTTCTGTTCTGAGGACTGCTACATGGGCACTGTCAAACCTTTGTTTTGGAAAATTACCGGAGGAAGTGCAA GTGAAACCAATACTGGAAATAATCAGCCTTCTTATCCATTCTGCTGATGAGAAGATACTGGCAGATGCATGCTGGACTCTTTATTATATATGTGCTGGCGTGGAAGCTGGCGTTCAAGATGTATTAGATGCAGGTGTATGCCCTCAACTTGTGAAACTTTTGAT GCACGCGTCAGCTAATATTCTTCTTCCTGTCATCACGTCACTCGCAAGAATTTCTGCCGGAGATGATACTCAAGTGCAG ATCATAGTAGAAAATGGCGTTCTTCCTTGCTTGGCCCAGTTACTAGCACGAAATTATCCAAAGGTCATCAAGAAGCAAGCTTGTCTAATTGTTTCTAATATTGCTGCTGGCAGCAAGGATAATATTCAG GCAGTAATTGATGCTGATGTTATGAACCATGTTATTGTCCTACTGAAGACCTCGGAAACCGATATCCAGAAGGAGGCTGCTTGGGCTATATCAAATGCTGCGTCTGGTGGTTCAAGTGATCAAATCCA GTATTTGGTGAGCCGGGGATGTCTAGAGCCACTCTGCAATGTCCTCAAGCACCAAGATGTTGATCTTGTATATACTTGCCTGGAAGGTCTTCAGAATATACTCGAGGAGGGTGAGATCGGGAAGCAGGGCAAGGAATCCGCGACGAACCCATACGCCCAGTTTATGCTAGAGAACGGGGGCCTGGACAATTTGGAGGATCTGCAGGATTTTGACAACGACGCCGTTTACAGGTTAGCCATGAAGCTGCTCGAGAGTTATTGGGACGAGGAAGTAAGTGATGACGAAGCAACTTTGCCGGCTCCCGAAGACGCCCCTGCAGAGCCCGTCgtggcagtaccggaagatgctgCGCAGCCACCTGTACTAGCACCCACCGCGGATGGTACCGAGTGA
- the LOC124678094 gene encoding uncharacterized protein LOC124678094, with amino-acid sequence MVNTDGMIKNESYDRNPPADYVARLVYRSRFVRSSVGLSSGRKWNFASRFVRLVEYKLILALNESCFVDKATFNVSPYRCFMYALALKCRICSFTELVLLQEFVPLSVACINFSTNLCSKRKGHNRKVYSSLLGPITSMKLSNVIKKQACRIVSSIAAGSKDEIQAVIDADVIHLIALLKAHVVIWHSSALHMQSE; translated from the exons ATGGTGAATACTGATGGGATGATAAAGAATGAATCGTACGACAGAAATCCCCCTGCAGATTATGTTGCTCGTCTTGTCTACAGGTCAAGGTTTGTAAGGTCATCTGTTGGTTTATCAAGTGGAAGGAAATGGAATTTTGCAAGTAGGTTTGTAAGGCTTGTAGAATACAAGCTTATATTAGCTCTTAATGAATCATGCTTTGTTGACAAAGCAACTTTTAATGTGTCCCCCTATCGTTGTTTCATGTATGCTCTTGCTCTGAAATGCAGAATTTGTTCTTTTACTGAACTGGTACTGTTACAAGAATTTGTTCCCCTATCAGTCGCATGCATAAACTTCTCTACCAATCTTTGCAGCAAAAGGAAAG GTCATAATAGAAAAGTGTATTCTTCCTTGCTTGGTCCAATTACTAGCATGAAATTATCGAATGTCATCAAGAAGCAAGCCTGTCGAATTGTTTCTAGTATTGCTGCTGGCAGCAAGGATGAGATTCAG GCAGTAATCGATGCTGATGTTATTCACCTTATTGCCCTACTGAAGGCCCATGTGGTTATCTGGCATTCTAGTGCTCTTCACATGCAATCTGAGTGA